The Cloacibacterium sp. TD35 region TGAAAACTTCTTGAGGGTTTACAAATTTTATTTGCACGTGTTGATTGTCTTTTACTTTTTGTACGCCTTCTAGCAAGAATTTTTCATTTTCTTGAAGTCCGTTTGAAACCACGTAAATGTCTGGTAGCTCATGAGCAATAGTTATTTCTCTAGACTTTATTTTTCTGTTTTGGTCTACTACAAAGACATATGTTTTGTCTTGAATTTCGTAAGTCGCTTTTTGTGGAATCTCTAGAACATTCTCAAGAGGCAATGACATTTTTATTTTTCCTGTTTCGCCATTTCTCAGTAATTGATTAGGGTTAGGGAACTTAGCACGGAAAGCTATATTTCCTGTTTCACTATCGAATTCACCTTCTATGTTTTGAATAAATCCTTTTTCTGGAAATAACTCACCGTTTGCCATGACCAGATTCACTCCTTTGTCACCTCTTTCTGCGGCATGCATTTGATAGTTAAGATATTCTGGTTCAGAGAGGTTGAAATAAGCGTAAATGCCAGAATTATCTGATAATGAAGTAAGTAAATCTCCTTCGTCTACCAAACTCCCTAATTTTAAAGGAATCCTATTGATAATCCCTGAAAATGGAGCTCTAATGGTGGTAAAAGATAATTTGGTCTGAGCCAGTCTTAATTCTGCTCTTGCTGCATCTAGTTTTGCTTTTGCCATTCTTTGTTCGTTTCTAGAAACTACATTATTTACAGCTAGTTTGGTTGCGTTTTCTAGTTCTATAATAGATTGGTCTACTTCCGCTTTTGCTTTCATCACTTCTGCCTGAAGAATTTGAGGCATAATTTGAAACATAGGTTGTCCTGCATGTACATATTGGCCTTCGTCTACGTATATTTTTTGTAGAAATCCTTTTTCCTGAGCACGAATTTCAATGTTTTTAGCAGATTGAATTTTGGCTACATATTCTTTAGTAATATCTGTATTTGTTTTTAGGGGAATAGTAGCTGGATAAATGGAATTTTCTACTTTCTCTTCTTTTTTTTCTGAACAGCTAAATGCCAGTAATAATACCATTAGACTTACTAATGATGTGAATTTTTTGATCATCATATGATTGAAAATTTATGAAATTTAAAATGGTAAAGTGCACATAATCAATGTTTAATGACTTATGTGTAATGAGGTTTTTCTCTTAAATAAGAGAAATTTTAAGAAGGGGAAAATAGAAAAATCAAATTCGTAGATTACGAATCAGAATGTAAATTTTAGATTGTAGAGTGAGTAAGGTCTTGTTTCTTAATTCTATTTTTTTCCAAATAAAATCTGTAGGAATATTAAAATTAAGATGATAAAGATGATCTGCTAGAGAAAAATCAGAGAAACCTCCAGAATGTGAAAGCTCTTCTTCGTCTAACTCAAAAACTACATTGTCTAAATTTTGTGTTTCATCTGAAACACTTATAAAATTATTGCCTTGTAAATGTTTTTCTATGTTTTTGTGAGAAGAAACATTTTCAACAGCAAACGTTTTAGGAAATACATGAAGTTTTCCTCCTACTAATAAAAGTAAGAGAATATTGGTAATGATAAATTTAGACCAAGTCTTCACGCAGTAATTATTTCAAGGGACAAAATTACTATTATATTGAATAGTTAAATCATGATTAACAAAAATTAACATTCTTAAACTTTTAAATTAAACGTTTTAAAAAATTATAGAATTGAAATTATTTAGTAATTTTACCGTAAAATAAATATATGCCTTTCTATCATGATTATTCTGATGAAAATGCTGTAATTCTTTATTGGAAGTATAGTGATGATGACGAATTTAACGCAGAAGAACTCATAGAACCCGAAAATCTGGAAAAAGCCAAAGATTATCATCCCAAAAAGTTATTAGAACATTTGATGGTAAGAAAAATGCTAAAAATGCTACTTCCAGAGCACAAAATTCTTTATAAAACCATCGGCGAACCTTATCTCTGGCCAGATTCAGCACACATTTCTATCACGCATTCTTTTCCATTTGCTTCTCTAGCGGTTTCTAAAAACAGAGTAGGAATAGATTTAGAGAAAATAAATTCTAAGATTCTAAGAATCAAGCATAAATTTCTACACGAATCAGAACATGTTTGGACTCAAAATAGAGAAAACGAAGTAGATCTATTGACGATTATTTGGGTAATCAAAGAAAGTCTTTACAAGGTACACTTGTCTAAATATTGGTCGTTAAAAGATCATTATCAAATATTTCCTTTTGATATCAATAACCTTTCTGAAATAAAGTGCAGAGTTTTTGATGATTTTTTCAGTCATGATTTTACTGCAAAAGTTTTTAAAATAGAAGATTTTTATTTCGCCATTGTAGAAGAAAACCGCGATTTAGAAGATTAATCAGTTACTTTTTCTGCAATTTTTCTTTGGTCACGAGCCTGATTATAAATAAGTTCTAGCAATTCTCTGATGTTTTTGAGCTCAGTAAGATGAGAAATATTTTTAGGATCTCGTCTGTCATAGAATTCATTTTCGGTGATTTCTTCTTTTCTTTTTTCTAAAAGTTCATTCACCAAATCTTCTGGCGTGAGCTTGCTTTCTGCAAAATCATCTTTTTTAATTTCTTGTTTTTGCAAAATAGCGATGGTGCGAGAAAGTTCAGCATTAATCTTATTTTTCCAATTTTCGAAGTCTATTTCACGATAAACTGTGTTTTTTTGTGCATACTGAGAAAGAGATGCGCTGTAAGCGGTAAAGAGGTGAGAAGTGGTCACAAATTGGTGTACGTTTTCTAAATTTTTCTGTTGACCTTTTGGGTCAGAAAGCATTTTCTGGAAATTATCAGAAAGGTTTGCCAAACTCACTACAGCGTGTTTTCGGCTGATTTTATAGTCTTGAATGGCGATACTTTTTTGCTGAAGAATTTCAATGATAGTATTTAAATATTTATGATTGGCAAGGATGTAATTCAGCATAAAAGTTTTGTTTTTCTGATGTTCCCAAACGGGTAGAACCAGGTAAGAAACTAGAAAAACAATTACACCTGCAATTGCAGTGTCAATCAATCTTTCGATAAAAAGTTCTGAAAATTCTCCTGGTTTTAGGAAGTTGAACATCAAGAAAATATAAATCGTCATGAAGAATACAGACCATGCATATTTATCTTTGAGTAAACTGAAGGTGAGAACCAAACAGATTAAGAAAATCACAAATTGTGCAATAGGATTCGTGAGGAAATAAATGACAAACAATCCAGCAGCGGCTCCGCCGATTGTTCCGTATAATCTAAGAATGTTTCGGTGTTTGGTAATGCTGTAAGCAGGCCTCATAATCGCCAAAATGGTAATGAGAATCCAGAAAGTCTTTTGAATATGAAAAATTTCGATTTTGGAAATAGTGTAAGCTACTAATAATGCAGTAGTTATTCTTACGGCATGTCTGAAATGATTAGACTTGATAGAGAAATTTTCCAGAAAAACCTTTGAGTTAAGTTTTTCTTCTTTTTGTACAAATTTTTCTAAATCTAATCCTGTAGAAAGGCTTTTTGCTAATTTAATATCTTGAGATTTTAAAAGATATATTTTTTGAGTCTCTTCTGAAATGGCAGAAATTCTATGCATGATTTGTCTTAAAATCATGAAATCTTCTAGCGTTTCAGCATTCATGTGTTGGTTTCTGAGTTGGTAGTATTCTTCGTGCAGGGCGTGAACTTCTGCAGAAATATCAGAAATGGGTGAGGTTTTTAAACCTCCTTGAATAGAGATTCCTATGTGAACTAATTCATTGGATAGTAAATTGAGGTAATTGTGAATTTTTTCTAAAATATTTTTATTGCCAAAAGTATTTTGAAGTTTTCGATAGTCGTTGGTTGAGGTCAATAAAATCTCATAAAGGTCTAAGGAATTTAAGAAAAGCTGCATCAGTAATCTACTGGTAGAAGTAGATTCTCTGACGATTTGTCGGGTTTTGAAAACTACTTCTCTTGTTGCTTCTTGGTGTTCTTTGATTCTAACTTGTAATGCGAAAATTTGCTTATAAAGAGAATCAAAATCTGGCTTAGAATGGTAAAATTGAGCTTTCAGTTTCAAATAATTACCCAATTCTATATAATTTTCGCCAATCATTTGTTCTGCCAGTTTATAGGGTTTAATAACCGTTACCAGCATGAAAACCAAGATAAACCAAATTCCGCCTAAGGTAAAAATTATGGCATTATAAAATGCAGAATGACCACCTGGAGCCCCATCTATAAAAATCGCTAAAACCACTAATGTAAGGGAACCTACAGCTGCTAAACGCTGTCCGTAAACGCCTAACATGGTAAAAAACATACCAAATAAAATAATTTCTAGAAAGATAAGCGGTGGAAAATTTTTTACTAATCCTGCAATGAGGGAAACAAAAAAGTAAAATCCTACTGCAACAATAAGTGCATTTCTTCTTCGGTGAAAAGGACCTGTAGAATCCGTAAGTGCTAGGAAAAGGGTTCCTAATGGGAATAAGAAAAATTCTTTCAGCAAACCTAAATATGCCAAAATAATACTCGGGATTACAACGGCTAAAGCAATTCTAGTTCCTGAATAGATGTATTGACCAGTGATAAATTTTTTAAGTTCCGAAGCATAATTCATTTTGCAAAGATAGCAATTGTCTCGGAAGTCTGATGGGTATTAAATGTTACTATACTTTGAATTTTTACTAAAAAAACAAGCGCCGAATTGAAAATTCGGCGCTATTATTAAAAAGATTTTAATCTTCTACAACTTCTGCATCTGGTGCATTTTTCTTAACAGATTCTATACCGTTTTCTCTAGCTGCTTCAGATTCGTAGAGTTCACTCGTACCTATGATTTGCCCGTTTCCAGCTTTTAAGTTGAACATTGGTTTACCATTGTTACTTACTTTTCGCTCATATTTTGCATCATCTGGAGCATTTTTTTTCACAGATTCTACACCGTTTTCGCAAGCTGCTTTGGTGGTGTAAACTTCGCTGGATAAAATTACTTGTCCGTTTCCAGCTTTAAGGTCAAATTTAAAGCCAGTTGCTGTGGTTTTCATTACAAATTTTCCCATAATCTTTTGAAATTTAGTGATATTCAAAGTTATAGAAAATAAAAAAAATCTCAATG contains the following coding sequences:
- a CDS encoding YegP family protein; the protein is MGKFVMKTTATGFKFDLKAGNGQVILSSEVYTTKAACENGVESVKKNAPDDAKYERKVSNNGKPMFNLKAGNGQIIGTSELYESEAARENGIESVKKNAPDAEVVED
- a CDS encoding 4'-phosphopantetheinyl transferase superfamily protein; amino-acid sequence: MPFYHDYSDENAVILYWKYSDDDEFNAEELIEPENLEKAKDYHPKKLLEHLMVRKMLKMLLPEHKILYKTIGEPYLWPDSAHISITHSFPFASLAVSKNRVGIDLEKINSKILRIKHKFLHESEHVWTQNRENEVDLLTIIWVIKESLYKVHLSKYWSLKDHYQIFPFDINNLSEIKCRVFDDFFSHDFTAKVFKIEDFYFAIVEENRDLED
- a CDS encoding FUSC family protein; protein product: MNYASELKKFITGQYIYSGTRIALAVVIPSIILAYLGLLKEFFLFPLGTLFLALTDSTGPFHRRRNALIVAVGFYFFVSLIAGLVKNFPPLIFLEIILFGMFFTMLGVYGQRLAAVGSLTLVVLAIFIDGAPGGHSAFYNAIIFTLGGIWFILVFMLVTVIKPYKLAEQMIGENYIELGNYLKLKAQFYHSKPDFDSLYKQIFALQVRIKEHQEATREVVFKTRQIVRESTSTSRLLMQLFLNSLDLYEILLTSTNDYRKLQNTFGNKNILEKIHNYLNLLSNELVHIGISIQGGLKTSPISDISAEVHALHEEYYQLRNQHMNAETLEDFMILRQIMHRISAISEETQKIYLLKSQDIKLAKSLSTGLDLEKFVQKEEKLNSKVFLENFSIKSNHFRHAVRITTALLVAYTISKIEIFHIQKTFWILITILAIMRPAYSITKHRNILRLYGTIGGAAAGLFVIYFLTNPIAQFVIFLICLVLTFSLLKDKYAWSVFFMTIYIFLMFNFLKPGEFSELFIERLIDTAIAGVIVFLVSYLVLPVWEHQKNKTFMLNYILANHKYLNTIIEILQQKSIAIQDYKISRKHAVVSLANLSDNFQKMLSDPKGQQKNLENVHQFVTTSHLFTAYSASLSQYAQKNTVYREIDFENWKNKINAELSRTIAILQKQEIKKDDFAESKLTPEDLVNELLEKRKEEITENEFYDRRDPKNISHLTELKNIRELLELIYNQARDQRKIAEKVTD
- a CDS encoding efflux RND transporter periplasmic adaptor subunit, producing MKKFTSLVSLMVLLLAFSCSEKKEEKVENSIYPATIPLKTNTDITKEYVAKIQSAKNIEIRAQEKGFLQKIYVDEGQYVHAGQPMFQIMPQILQAEVMKAKAEVDQSIIELENATKLAVNNVVSRNEQRMAKAKLDAARAELRLAQTKLSFTTIRAPFSGIINRIPLKLGSLVDEGDLLTSLSDNSGIYAYFNLSEPEYLNYQMHAAERGDKGVNLVMANGELFPEKGFIQNIEGEFDSETGNIAFRAKFPNPNQLLRNGETGKIKMSLPLENVLEIPQKATYEIQDKTYVFVVDQNRKIKSREITIAHELPDIYVVSNGLQENEKFLLEGVQKVKDNQHVQIKFVNPQEVFKSLKIKAN